One genomic segment of Flavobacteriaceae bacterium includes these proteins:
- a CDS encoding 4Fe-4S dicluster domain-containing protein: MGYISNILFAILLVAGIGLFIIRIRKLIRNIKLGKHTGPFDHTSARWRNMIMVALGQSKMVSRPVAGFLHMMVYIGFIIINIEVLEIIVDGLLGTHRIFLPLLGKSFYGFLIGNFEVLAILVFISVVFFWLRRNVVNIKRFVNKEMKGWPKNDGNLILYFEMVLMLLFILMNATDPDFQKMAGGNPISQFVAPWFSGLPLASVHLIERTAWWMHITGIFIFLNYLYYSKHLHILLAFPNTYYANLNPKGQFTNLESVTKEVKMMMDPGADPYAMPEGETENEVPEKFGASDVTDLSRVQLLNAYTCTECGRCTSACPAHLTGKALSPRSIMMKTRDRLEEVGRNLDKNKGVFKDDGKQLLNDYITPEELWACTSCNACVEECPVNIDPLSIITDMRRYLVMEQSAAPQELNMMMTNIENNGAPWQYSQQDRLNWKDE, from the coding sequence ATGGGGTATATATCAAATATACTTTTTGCCATACTATTGGTTGCAGGTATAGGCCTTTTTATCATACGTATTCGAAAGCTTATCAGAAATATCAAATTGGGTAAACACACAGGTCCTTTTGATCATACATCTGCTCGATGGAGAAATATGATAATGGTTGCATTGGGGCAGTCTAAAATGGTAAGCCGTCCTGTTGCCGGATTTTTGCATATGATGGTCTACATAGGATTTATCATTATCAATATTGAAGTACTGGAAATTATTGTTGACGGTTTATTGGGAACTCATAGAATATTTCTTCCGTTACTGGGCAAATCGTTTTACGGTTTTCTAATAGGAAACTTTGAAGTGTTGGCGATACTGGTGTTTATTTCAGTTGTTTTCTTTTGGCTAAGGAGAAACGTTGTCAATATAAAGAGGTTTGTGAATAAGGAAATGAAAGGGTGGCCCAAAAATGACGGAAACCTTATTTTGTATTTTGAAATGGTATTGATGCTGTTGTTTATTCTCATGAATGCTACAGACCCCGATTTTCAAAAAATGGCCGGTGGAAACCCCATTAGTCAGTTTGTAGCGCCTTGGTTTTCAGGCCTGCCGTTAGCATCAGTACATCTGATAGAAAGGACTGCTTGGTGGATGCATATTACAGGAATTTTCATCTTTTTAAATTATTTATACTATTCCAAGCACCTGCATATTCTCCTGGCCTTTCCCAATACCTATTACGCAAACTTAAATCCAAAAGGACAATTTACCAATTTGGAATCCGTTACCAAAGAGGTAAAAATGATGATGGATCCGGGTGCAGACCCCTATGCTATGCCTGAAGGAGAAACAGAAAACGAAGTACCGGAAAAATTCGGGGCTAGTGATGTTACTGATTTAAGCAGAGTACAATTACTAAATGCCTATACGTGTACCGAATGTGGGCGATGTACATCTGCCTGCCCTGCCCACCTTACGGGAAAAGCATTATCTCCCAGGTCGATTATGATGAAAACACGCGATCGGCTGGAGGAAGTAGGAAGAAATTTAGATAAAAATAAAGGAGTCTTCAAAGATGACGGTAAACAACTATTGAATGATTATATCACTCCGGAAGAATTGTGGGCTTGTACCAGTTGCAATGCCTGTGTAGAAGAATGCCCGGTAAATATAGATCCGTTATCAATTATTACAGATATGCGCAGATATCTGGTGATGGAACAATCCGCTGCTCCACAGGAATTAAATATGATGATGACAAATATTGAAAATAACGGTGCACCGTGGCAATATAGCCAGCAAGACAGGTTGAACTGGAAAGATGAATAA